A single genomic interval of Pedosphaera parvula Ellin514 harbors:
- a CDS encoding AbgT family transporter encodes MQRAATMGHAPEESKPFMQRLLDGIERVGNKVPHPVVIFVALIALVILLSHIFYLMGTSVTYEGINEKT; translated from the coding sequence ATGCAACGTGCAGCAACCATGGGCCATGCGCCCGAGGAGAGCAAACCGTTCATGCAACGACTGCTCGATGGAATTGAAAGGGTGGGGAATAAAGTTCCGCATCCGGTAGTAATTTTTGTCGCCTTGATCGCCCTTGTCATCCTGCTTTCCCATATTTTTTATCTGATGGGAACATCTGTCACTTACGAGGGAATCAACGAAAAGACA